One Gemmatimonadota bacterium DNA window includes the following coding sequences:
- a CDS encoding ATP-binding protein, translating into MERSLRVFPVTVLMGPRQTGKTTLARHLSAGTDRLYLTLDDLEVREQARTDPAGLLARAPRLVLDEVQRAPDLLLEIKRAVDAGPDRKPGRFILTGSANLLLMDRVSESLAGRAGYVTLWPMTRGELEGRASAGAWNTLLDEPPGRWMEVLPEPRAHADWRALAKRGGYPVPAHQLVSEVDRTTWFAGYVRTYLERDVQQLAAIEQLGDFRLLMTLVSLRLGGVLNQAELARDAALSHATAHRYLNLMETSFQTFRLQPFAGSRTKRHVKSPKLYWTDTALALHIAREAEPTGAHLENLVLADLLSWQESRAERPEILYWRTYDGTEVDVVLAVGGRLLAVEIKATTKPRFGDADGLRAFRDVAGPRFHGGVLLHDGTETRTLSEDIIAVPWWRIL; encoded by the coding sequence ATGGAGCGCTCCCTCCGGGTCTTCCCGGTCACGGTGCTGATGGGGCCCCGCCAGACCGGAAAGACCACGCTGGCGCGGCACCTCTCGGCGGGGACGGATCGGCTCTACCTGACCCTGGATGATCTGGAGGTCCGCGAGCAGGCCCGCACCGATCCGGCGGGCCTCCTGGCGCGAGCTCCACGGCTGGTGCTGGACGAGGTCCAGCGGGCGCCCGACCTCCTGCTCGAGATCAAGCGGGCGGTGGACGCGGGCCCGGATCGGAAACCGGGGCGGTTCATTCTGACGGGGTCGGCGAACCTTCTCCTGATGGACCGCGTCTCGGAGTCGCTGGCGGGACGAGCCGGCTACGTCACCTTGTGGCCGATGACCCGGGGCGAGCTGGAAGGACGAGCCAGTGCCGGCGCCTGGAACACCCTTCTCGACGAGCCTCCCGGCCGATGGATGGAGGTGTTGCCGGAACCGCGAGCCCACGCCGACTGGCGGGCGCTGGCGAAGCGAGGCGGTTACCCGGTCCCCGCGCACCAACTCGTCTCGGAGGTCGATCGGACGACCTGGTTCGCAGGGTACGTGCGCACGTATCTGGAGCGGGATGTCCAGCAGCTGGCAGCGATCGAACAACTGGGTGACTTCCGTCTCTTGATGACGCTCGTCAGCCTTCGGCTGGGCGGGGTCCTGAACCAGGCTGAGCTCGCTCGTGACGCCGCGCTTTCGCACGCAACGGCGCACCGCTACCTGAACCTCATGGAGACGTCGTTCCAGACCTTCCGGCTCCAGCCCTTCGCAGGTAGCCGCACCAAACGTCACGTGAAGAGCCCCAAGCTCTACTGGACGGATACCGCGCTTGCGCTCCACATCGCTCGCGAGGCCGAGCCGACCGGCGCGCACCTGGAAAACCTCGTGCTGGCCGATCTGCTCTCGTGGCAGGAGAGCCGTGCCGAACGGCCTGAGATCCTGTACTGGCGGACGTACGACGGCACGGAGGTGGACGTGGTTCTCGCCGTCGGCGGGCGGCTGCTGGCCGTCGAGATCAAGGCGACGACCAAGCCCCGGTTCGGGGACGCGGATGGACTGCGCGCCTTCCGCGACGTGGCGGGTCCGCGCTTCCACGGGGGCGTCCTGCTTCACGACGGAACCGAAACCCGAACGCTCTCGGAGGACATCATCGCCGTGCCCTGGTGGCGCATCCTCTGA
- the dpdA gene encoding tRNA-guanine transglycosylase DpdA, producing MKFFFPDSQDFVDPSFDLVTEERSPTRVRQRDDLYPHEIFATPPYDGLLVSMAIVSGYGVGTGKYSIAQRQRFLRCGVREFFRLQASPRLETFGDCGAFSYWKETHPPFTAAEVFEFYESAGFDYGLSVDHVIPVFRPDFDSVIPLPDLGSEVEKWKRRQEITIEAAGEFLRLCHSDRPRFQPVGVAQGWSPRSIAHSVSELQKMGYRTVGIGGLVPLKTPEILDVLKAVSKVRHKDTKLHLLGVTRLDVIRDFARLGATSFDSTAPLMRAFKDKDKNYYLGDRTFPAIRVPQVDGNPKLKRRVLAGEVRSDSARRLEQRVLALLNDFDRDAAPVTDTLAAVLEYEALFDPNSDREAQYRQVLMERPWKRCDCEICEALGIHVILFRGAERNRRRGFHNLHQFYRSLADAVAPLTPKTVRMRRAK from the coding sequence ATGAAGTTCTTCTTCCCCGACAGCCAGGACTTCGTGGACCCTTCATTCGACTTGGTCACCGAGGAGCGGTCACCGACTCGAGTCCGTCAGCGGGACGATCTCTACCCGCACGAGATCTTCGCCACTCCGCCATACGACGGCTTGCTCGTCTCCATGGCGATCGTGAGCGGCTACGGGGTTGGAACAGGGAAGTATTCGATCGCCCAGCGGCAGCGCTTCCTTCGGTGCGGTGTTCGGGAGTTCTTCCGTCTGCAAGCTTCACCCCGGCTCGAAACGTTTGGAGACTGCGGCGCTTTCAGCTATTGGAAGGAGACGCATCCCCCTTTCACGGCTGCTGAGGTGTTCGAGTTCTACGAGAGTGCCGGCTTCGACTACGGTCTGTCGGTTGACCATGTAATACCAGTCTTTCGACCCGACTTTGATTCGGTGATCCCGCTGCCCGACCTCGGGTCTGAGGTCGAGAAGTGGAAGCGCCGGCAGGAGATCACGATCGAGGCGGCGGGAGAGTTTCTCAGGTTGTGCCACTCAGATCGCCCCCGCTTCCAACCCGTTGGCGTAGCTCAAGGATGGAGTCCGAGGTCCATTGCCCATTCCGTCTCTGAGCTACAGAAGATGGGGTACCGCACGGTGGGCATCGGCGGACTGGTGCCCCTGAAGACGCCCGAGATCTTGGACGTCTTGAAGGCGGTGAGCAAGGTACGCCATAAGGACACCAAGCTCCACCTACTGGGCGTCACCCGCCTCGACGTGATCAGGGACTTTGCTAGGCTTGGCGCGACTTCCTTCGATAGTACGGCACCGCTCATGCGCGCCTTCAAGGACAAGGACAAGAACTACTACCTGGGAGACCGAACCTTCCCGGCCATCCGCGTCCCCCAAGTTGACGGAAACCCGAAACTGAAGCGCCGGGTCTTGGCCGGTGAGGTGCGGTCCGATTCAGCGCGGCGACTCGAACAGCGGGTGCTCGCGCTCTTGAATGACTTCGATCGAGACGCTGCTCCGGTGACCGACACCCTAGCTGCGGTGCTTGAGTATGAGGCCCTTTTCGACCCCAACTCAGATCGAGAGGCTCAGTACAGGCAAGTCCTCATGGAGCGCCCCTGGAAGCGCTGCGATTGTGAGATCTGCGAGGCTTTGGGCATACACGTCATCCTCTTCCGCGGCGCCGAGCGGAATCGCCGGCGGGGCTTCCACAACCTCCATCAGTTCTACCGCTCTCTGGCAGACGCGGTGGCTCCACTCACACCCAAGACTGTGCGGATGCGCCGTGCCAAGTAA
- the queE gene encoding 7-carboxy-7-deazaguanine synthase has translation MYSVKEIYYTLQGEGAHTGRSAVFLRFSGCNLWTGRERDRHKAVCQFCDTDFIGTDGPNGGRFSTAAEVVEAVLRVWKAGTTDSQHRFVVCTGGEPLLQVDAPLLEALHQEDFTIAVETNGTQAAPPGLDWICVSPKAGAPLQLVCGSELKLVFPQPGAMPEAFEHLEFEHFFLQPMDGPDVAANTAQAIQYCLRSPQWRLSVQTHKALGIS, from the coding sequence ATGTATTCGGTCAAGGAGATCTATTACACCCTGCAGGGAGAGGGCGCCCACACAGGGCGCTCAGCCGTCTTTCTCAGGTTCTCAGGGTGTAACCTGTGGACGGGCCGCGAGCGCGATCGGCACAAGGCAGTCTGTCAATTCTGCGATACCGACTTCATCGGGACGGACGGCCCGAACGGGGGCCGATTCTCGACCGCCGCTGAGGTCGTCGAGGCCGTTCTCAGAGTGTGGAAGGCTGGAACCACCGATAGTCAGCACAGATTCGTCGTTTGTACGGGGGGCGAGCCCCTCCTCCAGGTGGACGCCCCCCTTCTCGAAGCTCTCCACCAAGAAGACTTCACCATTGCTGTTGAGACAAACGGCACGCAGGCCGCTCCTCCTGGGCTCGATTGGATCTGCGTCAGCCCAAAAGCCGGGGCCCCCTTGCAGCTCGTCTGTGGCAGTGAGCTGAAATTGGTCTTCCCGCAACCCGGCGCCATGCCAGAGGCGTTCGAGCATCTCGAGTTCGAGCATTTCTTTCTTCAGCCGATGGACGGTCCGGATGTGGCGGCCAACACTGCCCAGGCGATCCAGTATTGTCTGCGGTCTCCCCAGTGGAGATTGAGCGTGCAAACCCATAAGGCCCTCGGCATCTCATAG
- the dbpB gene encoding DGQHR domain-containing protein DpdB — translation MPSKPLTRQPRTLRLPAIELRQSGARPLYSFAMDGKDLPKVASVSRIRREGDAELRGYQRPEVQAHITEIQKYLESSEPILPNAIVVAFDTSVHFEPSRGRRPRGAVGRHGTLVVPVAKSANDVRPGWIVDGQQRAAAIERSALDAFPVFVIGFVARSDEEQREQFILVNATKPLPKGLIYELLPMTKTRLPSTLGKKRFPAALLAELNQDRKSPFHRKIRTPTSIDGVVRDNSVLRMLENSLTDGILYWLRDPHTGAGEPKKMLKVVKDFWWSVSDLFPEAWEEVPRRSRLTHGAGIVSMGMLMDSIAEGFRRQGLPDREAFSGELAPLEDSCAWMDGYWQFRNGERRRWNEIQNTSKDIALLADHLLSEYRLATSRVG, via the coding sequence GTGCCAAGTAAGCCACTCACACGCCAGCCGAGGACGCTCCGACTCCCCGCGATCGAGTTGCGCCAGAGCGGCGCTAGGCCGTTGTATTCCTTTGCGATGGACGGCAAAGATCTTCCGAAGGTCGCGTCCGTCTCGCGTATCCGCCGCGAAGGCGACGCGGAGCTTCGTGGCTACCAACGCCCAGAGGTTCAGGCCCACATAACGGAGATTCAGAAGTACTTGGAGTCTTCAGAGCCGATCTTGCCCAACGCTATCGTCGTGGCTTTTGATACTTCGGTACACTTCGAGCCCAGCCGCGGCCGGCGCCCCCGCGGCGCCGTTGGAAGGCACGGAACACTCGTTGTGCCCGTTGCCAAGAGCGCCAATGATGTTCGACCCGGTTGGATCGTCGATGGACAGCAACGTGCCGCAGCCATCGAGCGCTCCGCGTTGGATGCCTTTCCGGTCTTTGTGATCGGTTTCGTGGCGCGGAGCGATGAGGAGCAAAGAGAGCAGTTCATCCTTGTGAATGCCACCAAGCCGCTGCCCAAGGGCCTGATCTATGAACTGTTGCCAATGACAAAGACGCGGCTCCCGTCGACCCTTGGGAAAAAGCGGTTCCCTGCAGCGCTGTTGGCAGAATTGAACCAAGATAGGAAGTCGCCGTTTCACCGGAAGATTCGCACGCCGACGTCGATCGATGGGGTCGTCCGCGACAACTCAGTGCTGCGAATGCTAGAGAACAGCTTGACGGACGGCATCCTTTATTGGCTACGCGATCCGCACACGGGCGCCGGTGAACCGAAGAAGATGTTGAAGGTCGTCAAAGACTTCTGGTGGAGCGTTAGCGACCTTTTCCCTGAGGCTTGGGAGGAAGTGCCCCGGCGGTCCCGACTCACCCACGGTGCCGGGATCGTTTCCATGGGAATGCTGATGGATTCCATCGCTGAAGGCTTTCGGCGGCAAGGATTGCCTGATCGCGAGGCCTTCTCGGGGGAACTCGCGCCGCTGGAGGATTCGTGTGCCTGGATGGATGGCTACTGGCAGTTCCGGAATGGTGAGCGGCGGCGATGGAACGAGATCCAGAACACCTCGAAGGATATCGCGCTACTGGCGGACCACCTCTTGAGCGAGTACCGGCTGGCGACGAGCCGAGTGGGGTAG
- a CDS encoding TA system VapC family ribonuclease toxin encodes MTHLLDVNALIALGFMAHVHHDRVAAWVATLGEDDVLATCSITELGFVRIAPQARLAPDVATARHLLEQIRGVTRPPFVRLTDEVGVDALSAWADTPAATTDGHLSALASHRSARLVTLDEGIPGSFLVPR; translated from the coding sequence GTGACCCATCTGCTCGACGTGAACGCCCTCATTGCGCTCGGGTTCATGGCGCACGTCCACCACGATCGGGTCGCGGCTTGGGTCGCTACGCTGGGAGAGGACGATGTGCTCGCCACGTGCTCCATCACCGAGCTCGGCTTCGTCCGGATCGCACCGCAGGCTCGGCTCGCTCCGGACGTGGCAACCGCGCGCCATCTGCTCGAGCAAATACGCGGCGTCACGCGGCCGCCCTTCGTGCGCCTGACGGATGAGGTGGGCGTCGATGCGCTGTCCGCATGGGCGGACACGCCCGCGGCGACGACCGACGGCCATCTTTCGGCGCTGGCGTCCCACCGCTCCGCCCGCCTGGTGACGTTGGATGAGGGGATTCCGGGGTCGTTCCTGGTGCCCAGATAG
- a CDS encoding ribbon-helix-helix protein, CopG family — protein sequence MPTISFKVSAREAARIRELARREGLTVSEFLRRRAAAAAPSDLAGDYRIAEDPVTGLPVMKGPPGPGLVSSEQIRALMADFP from the coding sequence ATGCCCACGATCTCGTTCAAGGTGTCGGCGCGCGAGGCGGCGCGCATCCGGGAGCTGGCCCGCCGCGAGGGCCTGACGGTGTCGGAATTCCTGCGCCGTCGCGCCGCGGCGGCCGCGCCGTCCGACCTTGCCGGCGACTATCGGATCGCCGAGGACCCGGTGACCGGGCTCCCCGTCATGAAGGGCCCGCCGGGGCCCGGCCTCGTGTCATCGGAGCAGATCCGAGCGCTCATGGCGGACTTCCCGTGA
- a CDS encoding HepT-like ribonuclease domain-containing protein: MTFLVERLVELRRHLDHLQALRPRVADARALASDLSLHNDVLFSLLTVAQVVIDVAGELSARAGHRFEDYTTAVRNLAWFDDFPPELVEALARLPGFRNVLVHEYVGIDYELVLQALDRLAPVEEFLQIVRKRIAEE, encoded by the coding sequence ATGACGTTTCTCGTCGAGCGCCTGGTCGAGCTCCGCAGGCACCTCGACCACCTCCAAGCGCTCCGACCTCGCGTCGCCGATGCTCGGGCGCTGGCAAGCGACCTCTCCCTCCACAACGACGTCCTGTTCTCCTTGCTGACGGTGGCCCAGGTGGTCATCGATGTCGCGGGTGAGCTGTCCGCCCGCGCGGGACACCGGTTCGAGGACTACACGACGGCGGTCCGCAATCTGGCCTGGTTCGACGACTTCCCGCCGGAGCTCGTGGAGGCGCTGGCCCGCCTGCCCGGCTTCCGGAACGTCCTCGTTCACGAGTACGTGGGGATCGACTACGAACTGGTGCTTCAGGCGTTGGACCGGCTGGCGCCGGTCGAGGAGTTCCTGCAGATCGTGCGGAAGCGGATCGCGGAGGAGTAA
- the folE2 gene encoding GTP cyclohydrolase FolE2 → MTPATSSAAALLHDVQAESDTRGLHIDRVGVSGLSDPISVLDRHAGRQQTVGQITLAVSLPHDQRGTHMSRFIEVFEHHRGEMTIRTLPGLLEELRARLSAEAAQIEVAFPYFVERRAPVTGRSAMMDYACAFRGRVDAKGEAFSLRTTVPVSTLCPCSKEISDYGAHNQRGYVTVEVGTTSSSLEDLVWIEEVIDWVESSASAPVYPLLKRPDERHVTMQAYDNPRFVEDLVREVAGRIRDDARVAWFSVAAENLESIHNHSAFAEIRWSRPER, encoded by the coding sequence ATGACTCCAGCTACCTCGTCCGCGGCAGCGCTCCTGCACGACGTTCAGGCGGAATCCGACACACGAGGCCTTCACATTGACCGGGTGGGTGTGAGCGGTTTGTCAGACCCAATCTCTGTCTTGGATCGTCATGCCGGGAGACAGCAGACCGTCGGCCAGATCACGCTCGCCGTTAGCCTTCCCCACGATCAACGCGGGACACACATGTCTCGCTTCATTGAGGTCTTTGAGCACCACCGCGGTGAGATGACGATCCGGACGCTCCCCGGTCTCCTGGAGGAGCTTCGGGCCCGCCTGTCGGCAGAAGCCGCTCAGATCGAAGTGGCTTTCCCATACTTCGTTGAGCGACGTGCCCCAGTGACGGGGCGGTCAGCCATGATGGACTATGCGTGCGCGTTTCGTGGGCGGGTGGACGCCAAGGGGGAGGCATTCTCTCTACGCACGACCGTACCTGTTTCGACCCTGTGTCCTTGCTCAAAAGAGATCAGCGATTACGGAGCTCACAACCAGCGAGGTTACGTGACCGTGGAGGTGGGGACCACTTCGTCGTCACTCGAGGACCTTGTCTGGATCGAGGAGGTTATTGACTGGGTCGAGTCCTCGGCCTCTGCGCCGGTCTACCCTCTCCTCAAGCGGCCGGACGAGCGCCACGTGACCATGCAAGCCTACGATAACCCTCGGTTCGTGGAGGACTTGGTAAGGGAGGTCGCTGGCCGGATCCGGGACGACGCCCGAGTAGCTTGGTTCTCCGTCGCAGCCGAGAACCTGGAGAGCATTCACAACCACAGCGCGTTCGCAGAGATCCGCTGGAGCAGGCCGGAGCGATAG
- a CDS encoding nucleotide pyrophosphohydrolase encodes MASRLREFARERDWEQFHTPKNLSMALAVEAAELMELFQWAEGGHTELSDDERARASQEMADVLIYLVRMADVLDVDLIAAAAMKIAANALKYPADRVRGRSQKYDRYEL; translated from the coding sequence CTGGCCTCGCGGCTCCGGGAGTTCGCCCGAGAGCGCGACTGGGAGCAGTTCCATACTCCCAAGAACCTCTCCATGGCACTCGCCGTCGAGGCCGCTGAGCTCATGGAGTTGTTCCAATGGGCGGAGGGTGGCCACACCGAACTGTCCGACGATGAGAGGGCTCGGGCTTCACAGGAGATGGCCGATGTCCTGATCTACCTTGTCCGGATGGCCGACGTTCTCGATGTCGATCTCATCGCGGCCGCGGCTATGAAGATCGCGGCCAATGCCTTGAAGTATCCAGCCGACCGCGTGCGTGGTCGCTCGCAGAAATACGATCGCTACGAGCTATGA
- a CDS encoding nuclease domain-containing protein has translation MDDSLRPDYSLRISVSDAGSPRPPKVLWIFFDAKYRIDSIKEVFSAGDDAEESEGVVVADAQAVTGRAVRSDLLKMHAYRDAIRRSAGAYVLYPGTEDAEVFRAYHELLPGLGAFALRPTEDGSAQGGDIVRAFIDDVLDHAASQLSQHERASYWEGVSYARDNTVAAPRDALPILSRPPADTPVLLGYVKSAAHLEWILSAGLYNMRADGRTGSIGLTGPELGVELVVLYGSPLAESRLLTVSGPAAVMTQDQLRATGYPNPQGKLYFCLPVARPQALVAPLPGAGIRQVVRRVGEAKAVGAPLVVSWKDLLE, from the coding sequence ATGGACGACTCCCTACGTCCCGACTACTCCCTTCGCATCTCCGTATCGGACGCCGGCTCCCCCCGGCCTCCCAAGGTCCTGTGGATCTTCTTCGACGCCAAGTACCGGATCGATTCGATCAAGGAAGTCTTTTCCGCTGGAGATGATGCGGAGGAGTCGGAGGGCGTGGTTGTGGCGGATGCGCAGGCCGTGACCGGCCGCGCGGTGCGGAGCGACTTGTTGAAGATGCACGCCTACCGCGACGCGATTCGAAGGTCCGCTGGAGCATACGTCCTCTATCCGGGCACCGAAGACGCGGAGGTCTTTCGAGCCTACCACGAGCTCCTTCCCGGACTCGGTGCGTTCGCACTCCGCCCCACGGAGGATGGTTCGGCGCAAGGCGGAGACATCGTGCGGGCCTTCATCGACGACGTTCTCGACCACGCCGCGTCCCAGTTGTCACAGCATGAGCGGGCAAGCTACTGGGAAGGGGTCTCCTATGCCCGGGACAACACCGTGGCGGCGCCTCGAGACGCACTACCCATCCTGAGTCGACCTCCGGCGGACACGCCGGTGCTCCTGGGCTATGTGAAGAGCGCAGCCCACCTGGAGTGGATCCTCTCCGCCGGTCTCTACAACATGCGCGCCGACGGTAGGACAGGGTCGATCGGCCTCACAGGTCCCGAGCTGGGAGTAGAGTTGGTGGTGCTGTACGGGAGCCCGCTAGCGGAGAGTCGACTGCTGACCGTCTCCGGTCCCGCGGCCGTCATGACGCAAGACCAACTGCGTGCGACGGGGTATCCTAACCCGCAGGGCAAACTGTATTTTTGTCTGCCGGTGGCTCGACCGCAGGCTCTCGTCGCACCACTCCCGGGCGCCGGCATCAGGCAAGTTGTGCGGCGTGTAGGCGAGGCGAAGGCTGTTGGTGCACCGCTAGTTGTAAGCTGGAAGGATCTGCTAGAATAG
- the queD gene encoding 6-carboxytetrahydropterin synthase QueD, whose translation MEIWKDFTFEAAHRLPNLPDDHKCARLHGHSFRARIYVDGPVDSTLGWVLDFADIKAAFKHLEQKLDHQYLNDIEGLENPTSENIAMWIWTQLERTLPNLSRVVVRETCTSGCTYRGPQ comes from the coding sequence ATGGAGATCTGGAAGGACTTCACATTCGAAGCCGCGCATCGCTTGCCGAACCTCCCCGACGACCACAAGTGCGCACGTCTCCATGGTCATAGCTTCCGGGCTCGGATCTACGTCGACGGCCCGGTTGACTCGACACTGGGCTGGGTCCTCGACTTCGCCGACATCAAGGCCGCCTTCAAGCACCTGGAGCAGAAGCTGGACCACCAGTACCTGAACGACATCGAGGGTCTAGAGAATCCCACAAGCGAGAACATTGCGATGTGGATCTGGACTCAACTAGAAAGGACCCTACCCAACCTCTCGCGCGTCGTCGTCCGTGAGACCTGCACGTCAGGCTGCACCTACAGAGGCCCACAATGA
- a CDS encoding ATP-binding protein, which produces MGAEGFDEEPLTDLDSEAIDFGAASQCFAELRALKKQDLETLGLVRRVHRRTVPTVGGILLFGRERLDRFPDAHLQAGRFAGTDRTTLADRADLTGYPVLAIEEAVGFVERNTRLGMTVGRVRRRDVPEVPPAALREALINAFVHADYAQRGAPIRLAVFDDRVEVENPGILLPGLTLGDLRDGVSRLRNRVVARVFKELGLVEQWGTGVQRMIAACTSAGLPEPEFVELGFRFRVTIRTERITEPELDPVEDRIMTFIREGEGRSTANIAKKVGLSTRATQHRLAALAERGLIVVVGSGPRDPRRRWFAAAKEGQ; this is translated from the coding sequence GTGGGTGCCGAGGGCTTCGACGAGGAGCCATTGACGGACCTGGACTCCGAAGCCATCGACTTCGGAGCTGCTTCGCAGTGTTTTGCCGAGCTCCGGGCGTTGAAGAAACAAGACCTGGAAACGCTGGGACTGGTCCGGCGGGTTCACAGGCGTACCGTGCCGACCGTCGGGGGCATCCTCCTCTTTGGTCGAGAGCGGCTCGACCGCTTTCCCGACGCCCACCTCCAGGCAGGTCGCTTCGCGGGGACGGATCGGACGACGCTGGCGGACCGGGCCGACCTGACCGGGTATCCGGTGCTGGCGATCGAAGAGGCGGTCGGGTTTGTGGAGCGGAACACGCGGCTGGGCATGACGGTGGGTCGCGTTCGCCGCCGCGACGTACCCGAGGTGCCGCCCGCGGCCTTACGCGAGGCCCTGATCAACGCCTTCGTCCACGCCGACTATGCGCAGCGCGGCGCTCCGATCCGCTTGGCGGTGTTCGATGACAGGGTCGAGGTTGAGAATCCGGGTATCCTGCTCCCGGGCCTCACGCTGGGCGACCTGCGCGACGGCGTCTCGCGCCTCCGCAACCGGGTCGTCGCCCGGGTGTTCAAGGAGCTGGGCCTGGTCGAGCAATGGGGCACCGGCGTGCAGCGAATGATCGCCGCCTGTACGTCGGCAGGCCTCCCCGAACCTGAGTTCGTAGAGCTTGGCTTCCGCTTCCGCGTCACGATCCGGACGGAACGCATCACGGAGCCAGAGCTGGACCCGGTCGAAGACCGGATCATGACGTTCATCCGAGAAGGAGAAGGACGTTCGACGGCCAACATTGCGAAGAAGGTCGGGCTTTCGACGCGCGCCACTCAACACCGCCTGGCCGCGCTGGCCGAGAGAGGCCTCATTGTGGTCGTCGGTTCCGGCCCGCGTGATCCCCGCCGCCGTTGGTTCGCAGCTGCAAAGGAAGGACAGTGA
- the queC gene encoding 7-cyano-7-deazaguanine synthase QueC, protein MTDRKAVVLLSGGLDSTTTLAVAKSQGYVPFALSFRYGQRHAVELRAAARVAAALGAADHVIAPIDLRLFGGSALTADIPVPKGRGLEVISEGIPVTYVPARNTIFLSFALAWAEVLGAMDVFLGVNALDYSGYPDCRPEFISAFEHLANLATKAGVEGARFKLHTPLISLRKSEIVQLGSRLGVDYGLTVSCYDPTDDGVACGLCDSCLLRLRGFAEAGLVDPATYLPNETSRIAL, encoded by the coding sequence ATGACCGATCGAAAGGCCGTCGTTCTCCTCAGTGGGGGCTTGGATTCCACGACCACGCTGGCGGTAGCCAAGAGCCAAGGCTATGTCCCCTTTGCCCTTAGCTTTCGCTACGGGCAGCGGCATGCCGTCGAACTTCGCGCCGCCGCTCGGGTGGCTGCGGCGCTTGGAGCCGCTGACCATGTCATCGCCCCGATTGACCTACGACTCTTCGGGGGGTCGGCGTTGACCGCTGACATCCCCGTGCCCAAGGGCAGGGGCTTGGAGGTGATCAGTGAGGGCATCCCGGTCACGTATGTCCCGGCCCGCAACACGATCTTCCTCTCGTTTGCCCTCGCTTGGGCGGAAGTTCTCGGCGCGATGGATGTGTTTCTTGGAGTAAACGCCCTCGACTACAGCGGCTATCCCGATTGCCGCCCGGAGTTCATCTCCGCGTTTGAGCACCTGGCCAACCTGGCTACCAAGGCGGGCGTGGAGGGGGCTCGTTTCAAGCTTCACACGCCTCTCATCTCTCTCCGGAAATCGGAGATCGTCCAACTGGGCTCCCGGCTGGGCGTCGACTACGGCCTAACCGTGTCGTGCTACGACCCAACGGACGACGGGGTCGCCTGTGGCCTCTGCGATTCCTGCCTGCTTCGGCTCCGAGGTTTCGCCGAAGCGGGGCTTGTTGATCCCGCTACCTACCTCCCCAACGAGACGAGCCGGATCGCCCTCTGA